One region of Marivirga arenosa genomic DNA includes:
- a CDS encoding M43 family zinc metalloprotease, with the protein MQRKNLSYIDFIFRSGLYILITTLPLFSISAQERCAVPKILEERARNNPNLSTQQFENWLSSQQILQKVLSPLRTRQEKVTVPVVFHIIHNGEAIGTGGNLSKERIDRQLEILNEDFNRLNADTTETLDEFKALASSFDIEFIYAKQDPDGFETSGIVRIPGSLVDYSYQERSILTAESYWPAEDYLNIWVADLAGGSLGWAEFPISNLEGLEEASNNRLIDGVTIDYVFFGENPDSPTFESKGRTLTHEMGHFFGLRHIWGDGGCSVDDFCEDTPTARNSSTGCNLGKITCESLDMVQNFMDYTNDACMNIFTEDQKSRVRTVVENSPRRLSLTSSPALEAPPVYDVDLGLSEVNSRYTGSCSGNFNPQITVKNQGLLPIGNYSVQLFVNDILEESIIVEDTLNSGEEKTIYFSLLNFNEMGEYSIFYNVDLIGSFLDERTDNNKKIEYYQRIQQASLPYEKSFNNITPWIIRNPDEEESWQIFDVGLGVPFYGNRQNFGEREDIISPIFDFTTIDVPELSFVFSQVGDSIPNNIKIYASYDCGRTFNDLIFSNSITDLSTAYPTDTVFIPAHRLDWDTVKIDLNRLKDEPSVCFSIVAENRLSNNFYINEFRVQESSKKNREIDIIRWEDVNPLVCNETLEGVITVKNVGRENIDSYEIQILENDNLVNEFTMNNEVLVPGQETQINLIIPVPSSNINEYEIQVITPSNDADIVNSLYLPFSNDCVEELPPLRLSLNENGRDNWYEFNPDKDAGWTFNPNLLAVNSNSSQINTKGSEDWLISPLLDVSRVNYLGLIFDISYRKPFRQSETFEIYISDEGGKYFKSLIYSKSGDSLATSLGNDIKEQLIWRNEFVDLSPYVFRNKIRLAFKIKHDNGQDVNLKNITFFVGQSPPPAYPNTLEPFVIYPNPVQNEINLHLNLEIAEEAFFQILDLNGKVMLEFIEPKILNQFISFDVSQLAAGVYILRLNTDRITATERFIVIK; encoded by the coding sequence ATGCAAAGAAAAAACCTCTCTTATATTGATTTCATTTTTAGGAGTGGTTTATACATTCTCATCACAACATTACCTCTTTTTAGCATTTCGGCTCAAGAAAGATGTGCCGTACCAAAAATACTCGAAGAAAGAGCTCGTAATAACCCTAATTTAAGTACCCAACAATTTGAAAATTGGCTTTCTAGTCAACAAATATTACAGAAAGTTTTATCCCCTCTCAGAACACGGCAAGAAAAAGTTACAGTACCCGTTGTTTTTCACATCATTCATAATGGAGAAGCAATAGGAACAGGAGGTAACTTATCAAAAGAACGTATAGACAGACAGCTGGAAATATTGAATGAAGATTTCAATAGACTTAATGCCGATACAACTGAAACTTTAGATGAATTTAAAGCTTTGGCATCTTCTTTCGATATTGAATTCATTTACGCCAAACAAGACCCTGATGGCTTTGAAACATCCGGAATTGTAAGAATACCAGGAAGCCTAGTTGATTATAGTTATCAAGAAAGATCTATACTTACAGCAGAGAGCTATTGGCCAGCAGAGGATTATTTAAATATATGGGTAGCTGATCTAGCGGGAGGTAGTTTAGGATGGGCTGAATTTCCAATTTCTAATCTTGAAGGTTTGGAGGAAGCCAGTAATAATCGATTAATTGATGGAGTTACCATTGATTATGTATTTTTTGGAGAAAACCCTGATAGCCCAACCTTTGAAAGTAAAGGAAGAACCCTGACACATGAAATGGGACATTTTTTTGGATTAAGGCATATTTGGGGTGATGGCGGCTGTTCTGTAGATGACTTTTGTGAAGATACGCCTACCGCTAGAAATTCAAGCACAGGTTGTAATCTTGGAAAAATTACTTGTGAAAGTTTAGATATGGTACAAAACTTCATGGATTATACTAATGATGCCTGCATGAATATATTTACTGAAGATCAAAAATCTAGAGTTAGAACGGTTGTAGAAAATAGCCCTAGAAGGTTGAGTCTGACAAGCTCACCTGCATTAGAAGCACCTCCAGTATATGATGTAGATTTAGGCTTATCCGAAGTAAATTCAAGATATACAGGAAGTTGCAGTGGAAATTTCAACCCTCAAATAACGGTAAAGAATCAAGGATTGCTTCCTATTGGCAATTATAGTGTTCAATTATTTGTTAATGATATCTTAGAAGAATCAATTATAGTAGAGGACACACTCAATAGCGGAGAAGAAAAAACCATTTATTTTTCACTATTGAATTTTAATGAAATGGGCGAATATTCAATTTTTTACAATGTTGATTTAATAGGAAGTTTTCTGGATGAAAGAACCGATAATAACAAAAAAATAGAATATTATCAAAGAATACAACAAGCAAGTCTGCCATATGAAAAGTCTTTCAATAACATTACTCCATGGATTATTCGTAATCCAGATGAAGAAGAAAGCTGGCAGATATTTGATGTGGGTCTCGGAGTTCCTTTTTATGGTAATAGACAAAATTTTGGCGAAAGAGAAGATATTATTTCTCCGATCTTTGATTTTACAACTATAGATGTCCCCGAATTAAGTTTCGTATTTTCACAAGTTGGTGATTCTATTCCTAATAATATAAAAATTTATGCTTCCTACGATTGCGGAAGAACGTTTAATGATTTAATTTTTTCCAATTCAATTACCGATTTATCTACAGCCTATCCTACAGATACTGTATTTATACCCGCACATAGATTAGATTGGGATACCGTAAAAATCGATTTAAATAGATTGAAAGATGAACCCTCAGTTTGCTTTAGCATAGTGGCTGAAAACCGCCTGTCTAACAACTTTTACATTAATGAATTCCGTGTACAGGAATCAAGTAAAAAAAATAGAGAAATTGATATTATAAGATGGGAAGATGTAAACCCTTTAGTCTGTAATGAAACTCTTGAAGGAGTAATAACAGTTAAAAATGTAGGTAGAGAAAATATTGATAGTTATGAGATTCAAATTTTAGAAAACGACAATCTCGTAAATGAATTCACCATGAATAATGAAGTTCTCGTTCCCGGGCAGGAAACCCAAATTAACTTAATCATACCAGTTCCAAGTTCAAATATTAATGAATATGAAATTCAGGTAATTACTCCTTCAAATGATGCAGATATTGTGAATTCACTTTATTTACCATTCTCAAATGACTGTGTTGAGGAATTACCTCCTTTACGCTTAAGTTTAAACGAAAATGGGAGAGATAATTGGTATGAATTCAATCCTGATAAAGATGCAGGCTGGACTTTTAATCCCAATCTGTTAGCAGTAAACAGTAATTCTTCTCAAATTAATACAAAGGGTTCTGAGGATTGGTTAATTAGCCCATTACTTGACGTGAGTAGGGTAAATTATTTAGGATTGATTTTTGATATTTCTTATCGCAAGCCTTTTAGGCAATCTGAAACCTTTGAAATATATATTTCAGATGAAGGAGGTAAATATTTTAAGTCATTAATCTATAGCAAATCCGGAGATTCATTAGCCACCTCTTTAGGTAATGATATAAAGGAGCAACTCATATGGAGAAATGAGTTTGTTGATTTATCTCCCTATGTATTCCGAAATAAAATTAGATTAGCGTTTAAAATAAAACATGATAATGGGCAAGATGTAAATTTAAAAAACATTACATTTTTTGTAGGTCAATCTCCGCCTCCAGCCTATCCGAATACTCTTGAGCCATTTGTTATCTACCCAAATCCAGTACAAAATGAAATTAATTTACATCTGAATCTAGAAATAGCAGAAGAGGCATTTTTTCAAATATTGGATTTAAACGGTAAAGTGATGTTGGAATTCATTGAACCTAAAATTCTCAATCAGTTTATAAGCTTTGATGTATCTCAATTAGCGGCAGGTGTTTACATTCTTAGATTAAATACTGATAGAATAACTGCAA